A window of the Butyricimonas faecalis genome harbors these coding sequences:
- a CDS encoding AAA family ATPase — translation MRDYKKIFAEENSWGIAHNPETNFVSGIYGRGNNVFESIKESINKYLENNSGSVIDFSLLKDAVDRHCDSVENDINTLTPTPLYCGLAGTMAGVIVGLGSLITTGSITDLLSSGSGNFGTAAEGVNDLLSGVAWAMLASIMGIMLTTIASLLFKRYKLQGESGKNTFLAWLQAKLLPELPSDTSDALNRLVKNLNKFNNTFAENTSSLRGALREVNESYRIQGDVIKAVHDMDVMKMAKANVRVLEELKECTDKLEQFNKYLDDIHGYTDAIHTFTTQFEQEANRLHVLEEIQQFFMRHKAEIAKDSADVDVALRNALRTLKETASSNTSELNSTLVQQAEEFKRIIADERESFERLNTELRVQFGAELNQIPMLQKQLVEIAGIPGKLDKLIDRMERSNSSLASQVSSTMTQTVKELTSVSFRGEFSPYSVQPILPRWMKWIVVVSVILIALACITNTVYNIWFASDSASIEATVEDIDEKTDSTLVIQQMKDSVQMNPVQQPAQAASVQQVPSQNANN, via the coding sequence ATGAGAGATTACAAAAAAATCTTTGCGGAAGAAAATTCTTGGGGTATCGCTCATAATCCTGAGACGAATTTCGTTTCTGGTATTTATGGACGTGGTAACAATGTTTTTGAATCAATCAAAGAATCAATCAATAAATACTTAGAAAATAATTCTGGATCAGTGATTGATTTCTCGCTTTTGAAGGATGCAGTGGACCGCCACTGTGATTCTGTGGAGAATGACATCAACACGCTTACACCAACTCCACTGTATTGCGGGCTCGCAGGAACGATGGCAGGTGTGATTGTCGGTTTAGGTTCTCTTATTACGACGGGTAGTATAACAGACCTTCTTTCATCTGGATCTGGAAATTTTGGAACTGCCGCAGAGGGTGTAAACGATTTGTTGTCAGGGGTCGCATGGGCAATGCTTGCCAGCATCATGGGTATCATGCTCACCACCATAGCATCATTATTATTTAAAAGGTATAAACTGCAAGGTGAATCCGGCAAGAATACATTTCTTGCATGGCTTCAGGCAAAACTACTGCCAGAGCTGCCTTCTGATACCTCCGATGCACTCAATCGCTTGGTGAAGAATCTTAATAAGTTCAACAACACTTTTGCTGAGAACACCTCTTCACTGCGCGGTGCATTGCGTGAGGTTAATGAATCCTACCGCATTCAGGGCGACGTTATCAAAGCCGTACATGACATGGACGTGATGAAGATGGCAAAAGCAAATGTTCGCGTACTTGAAGAACTGAAAGAATGTACCGACAAATTGGAGCAATTTAACAAGTATTTGGATGATATTCACGGCTATACTGATGCAATCCATACTTTTACCACTCAATTTGAGCAAGAAGCTAACCGCTTACATGTATTAGAGGAAATTCAGCAGTTCTTTATGCGTCACAAAGCAGAAATCGCTAAAGACTCTGCTGATGTTGACGTGGCATTGCGAAATGCGCTGCGGACTTTGAAAGAAACAGCCAGCTCCAATACAAGCGAACTTAATTCAACTCTGGTTCAGCAAGCAGAAGAGTTTAAGAGAATAATTGCAGACGAGAGAGAATCTTTTGAAAGGTTAAATACTGAGTTAAGAGTTCAATTTGGAGCAGAACTAAACCAAATTCCGATGCTACAAAAGCAGCTTGTAGAAATCGCAGGAATTCCTGGCAAATTAGATAAGCTCATAGACCGCATGGAACGTTCTAACAGTTCACTTGCTTCACAAGTAAGTAGTACAATGACACAAACTGTCAAGGAACTTACCTCTGTTTCTTTCAGAGGGGAGTTCTCGCCTTATTCAGTCCAGCCTATTCTGCCAAGATGGATGAAGTGGATTGTTGTTGTGTCAGTGATTCTTATTGCATTGGCTTGTATCACAAACACAGTCTATAATATTTGGTTCGCATCTGATAGTGCGTCGATAGAAGCTACCGTTGAAGATATAGATGAGAAAACAGACTCCACTTTGGTTATACAACAAATGAAGGACAGTGTACAGATGAATCCTGTTCAACAACCTGCCCAAGCGGCTTCTGTACAGCAAGTCCCTTCTCAAAATGCTAACAATTAA
- a CDS encoding S1C family serine protease has translation MMLKMQKRITSKHVAILFCLVICFVSCAHKSGHRRDRERPGTTMADCSNGKSSRSTARKSKIVNKRSSDKLEGSQIFDRYGSAVFMVFTTDGSNAYQGSGFFIGNGGLAVSNYHVFKGTGIGLEQIKLVGSDVAYKVTEIITRSEDEDFILFRVDCDNNNYIPIATEKPKIGEKVYAIGSPRGLENTFSSGEVSQWRADNLMQISALIDHGSSGGALINEYGEVVGITSGSFADGSQANLNYAWSIDIVKPYLR, from the coding sequence ATGATGCTGAAAATGCAGAAAAGAATAACATCTAAACATGTTGCCATCCTGTTTTGTTTGGTAATATGCTTTGTGTCATGCGCTCACAAGTCGGGCCATCGACGTGACCGAGAGCGTCCTGGCACTACTATGGCTGATTGTTCCAATGGAAAGTCGTCACGTTCTACTGCTCGGAAAAGTAAAATTGTCAATAAACGTTCCAGCGACAAATTGGAAGGTTCACAAATTTTCGACCGTTACGGAAGTGCGGTGTTTATGGTGTTTACAACTGATGGTTCCAACGCCTATCAAGGCTCTGGCTTCTTTATTGGTAATGGTGGTCTTGCTGTGAGCAACTACCATGTGTTCAAAGGAACAGGTATAGGTTTAGAACAAATCAAATTAGTTGGCAGTGACGTGGCATATAAAGTTACGGAGATTATTACAAGGAGTGAAGATGAAGACTTCATCCTTTTCCGAGTGGATTGTGATAACAATAACTATATTCCTATAGCCACAGAAAAACCGAAAATCGGAGAGAAAGTATATGCTATCGGAAGTCCGCGAGGTCTTGAAAACACCTTCTCCTCTGGCGAAGTGTCTCAATGGCGTGCAGATAATCTTATGCAGATTAGTGCGCTTATTGACCACGGTAGCAGTGGTGGTGCTCTTATCAATGAATATGGTGAAGTCGTGGGTATTACCTCTGGTTCGTTTGCTGACGGCTCACAAGCCAATCTTAACTACGCCTGGAGCATAGATATTGTCAAACCCTATCTGAGATAA
- a CDS encoding UDP-glucuronic acid decarboxylase family protein produces MKCVLVTGGAGFLGSHLCDRLIKSGNYVICLDNFFTGSKENIQHLMGNSNFELEERDIIWPYMKGVDEIYNLACPASPVHYQCDPIKTINTSVFGMVNMLELAKGVKARLLQGSTSEVYGDPVKHPQNEEYWGNVNPVGLRSCYDEGKRCAETLCMDYHRQAGVVVKIIRIFNTYGPRMAPNDGRVVSNFIVNALQGKDIEIYGDGTQTRSFQYVDDLIDGMLRMMATGDEFTGPVNLGNPGEFTMLELANLVLELTGSTSRIVFGALPEDDPRKRKPDITLAQKKLDWQPTIPLRDGLLKTIDYFRSKL; encoded by the coding sequence ATGAAGTGTGTATTAGTGACTGGTGGGGCAGGTTTTCTGGGATCTCATTTATGTGATCGATTGATAAAATCGGGTAATTATGTGATTTGTTTAGACAACTTTTTTACCGGATCGAAGGAAAATATTCAACATTTGATGGGCAATTCTAATTTTGAATTGGAGGAACGGGATATTATCTGGCCTTACATGAAGGGGGTGGATGAGATTTATAATCTGGCTTGTCCGGCATCACCGGTACATTATCAATGTGACCCGATAAAAACGATAAATACCTCTGTTTTTGGTATGGTAAATATGTTGGAACTGGCGAAAGGCGTTAAAGCCAGGCTGTTACAGGGATCGACAAGTGAGGTGTACGGTGATCCCGTGAAACATCCGCAAAATGAAGAATACTGGGGTAACGTGAACCCTGTCGGGCTTCGTTCCTGTTACGATGAAGGAAAAAGATGCGCGGAGACCTTGTGCATGGATTATCACCGCCAGGCCGGGGTCGTGGTGAAAATTATTCGTATATTTAACACGTATGGTCCTCGCATGGCCCCCAATGACGGGCGGGTGGTTTCGAATTTCATCGTGAACGCTTTACAAGGAAAAGATATTGAGATTTATGGTGATGGAACCCAGACAAGAAGTTTTCAATACGTGGATGATTTAATCGATGGTATGCTTCGGATGATGGCCACCGGGGATGAGTTTACCGGTCCCGTGAATCTAGGGAATCCCGGGGAATTCACAATGTTGGAATTAGCGAATTTGGTGCTGGAGTTGACAGGGTCCACCTCTCGAATCGTGTTTGGAGCACTCCCGGAAGATGATCCCAGAAAGCGCAAACCGGATATAACGTTAGCTCAAAAAAAGTTGGATTGGCAACCGACAATTCCTTTGCGGGATGGATTGTTGAAGACGATAGATTATTTCAGATCTAAGTTGTAA
- a CDS encoding ABC-F family ATP-binding cassette domain-containing protein, with translation MITVSDLEIQFGKRTLFRDVNLKFTPGNCYGVIGANGAGKSTFLRILSGDLEPTRGTVMFGPGERLSVLKQDHFAFDECTVLDTVLQGHASLWKVMQEKNAIYMKEDFSDEDGIRAAELEEQFAGMDGWNAESDAANLLSGLGIKEDLHYSLMKDISGKQKVRVLLAQALFGKPDNLLLDEPTNDLDLETVMWLENYLANYENTVLVVSHDRHFLDAVCTHSVDIDFGKIQLFAGNYSFWYESSQLALRQAQAKNKKAEEKKKELQEFISRFSANVAKSKQTTSRKKMLEKLNIEEILPSTRKYPGIIFTPEREVGDRILDVRNLSKSIEGQTLFRDVEFTVEKGDKIAFLSRDPRAMTALLEILTGNEKPDTGSFTWGVTITSAYLPLDNSAYFQTDMTLVEWLGQYSADTSETFLRGFLGKMLFSGEDIYKRVKVLSGGEKMRCMIAKMMLTNANVLLLDSPANHLDLESIQAFNNTLVAFKGIVLMNSHDHEIIQTVCNRIIELTPNGMIDKRMDFDDYITSDKIKEQLNQMY, from the coding sequence ATGATTACAGTTTCGGATTTAGAGATTCAGTTTGGGAAGAGAACTTTGTTCCGGGATGTGAATTTGAAATTTACACCGGGAAATTGTTATGGAGTAATCGGTGCCAACGGTGCCGGAAAATCTACGTTCTTGAGAATATTGAGCGGCGATTTGGAGCCTACGCGGGGAACCGTGATGTTCGGACCGGGAGAACGGTTGTCGGTATTGAAACAGGACCACTTTGCTTTCGACGAGTGTACCGTTTTGGACACCGTGTTGCAAGGACACGCCTCTTTGTGGAAAGTGATGCAGGAGAAAAATGCGATCTACATGAAGGAAGATTTCTCGGATGAAGATGGGATTCGGGCCGCCGAACTGGAAGAACAATTTGCCGGAATGGACGGATGGAACGCGGAGAGTGACGCGGCGAACTTGTTGAGCGGATTGGGAATCAAGGAGGATTTGCATTATTCCTTGATGAAAGATATAAGTGGTAAACAAAAAGTACGGGTTTTGTTGGCTCAGGCCCTGTTCGGGAAACCGGATAACTTGCTGTTGGATGAGCCTACGAATGATTTGGACTTGGAAACGGTGATGTGGTTGGAAAATTATCTGGCCAATTACGAGAACACGGTTTTAGTGGTATCGCATGACCGCCATTTCTTGGATGCCGTGTGTACGCACTCGGTGGATATTGATTTCGGAAAAATCCAGTTGTTTGCCGGTAACTACAGTTTCTGGTACGAGTCGAGCCAGTTAGCCCTGCGCCAGGCTCAAGCTAAGAACAAGAAAGCCGAGGAAAAAAAGAAAGAATTACAAGAGTTTATTTCCCGCTTTAGTGCCAACGTGGCAAAATCAAAGCAAACCACGAGCCGCAAGAAAATGCTGGAGAAATTGAATATCGAGGAGATTTTACCTTCTACCCGGAAATACCCCGGAATAATCTTTACCCCGGAACGGGAAGTGGGCGACCGGATCCTGGATGTTCGTAATTTGAGTAAATCCATCGAGGGACAGACATTATTCCGCGACGTGGAATTTACCGTGGAAAAGGGAGATAAGATCGCTTTCCTGTCACGGGATCCGAGGGCGATGACCGCTCTGTTGGAGATCCTCACGGGGAACGAGAAACCGGACACCGGTAGCTTTACCTGGGGGGTAACGATCACGAGTGCCTACCTTCCGTTGGATAATTCGGCTTATTTCCAGACGGATATGACTTTGGTCGAGTGGTTAGGACAGTATTCGGCAGATACAAGCGAAACATTTTTAAGGGGATTCCTCGGGAAAATGTTATTTTCCGGGGAGGATATCTACAAGCGGGTGAAAGTGTTATCCGGTGGAGAGAAGATGCGTTGCATGATCGCCAAGATGATGTTGACAAACGCGAATGTCTTGTTGTTGGATTCTCCGGCAAATCACCTGGATTTGGAATCTATCCAAGCTTTTAATAACACGTTGGTGGCCTTCAAAGGGATCGTTCTGATGAATTCTCACGACCACGAAATCATCCAAACGGTTTGTAACCGGATCATCGAATTGACTCCTAATGGAATGATAGACAAGCGAATGGACTTCGATGACTATATCACGAGTGACAAAATTAAAGAGCAGTTGAATCAGATGTACTGA
- the rfbD gene encoding dTDP-4-dehydrorhamnose reductase produces the protein MANILITGANGQLGTELRNRSFSLLDDVFYTDIEELDITNFKAICSFIETHDIDTIINCAAYTAVDQAEEDEEKAMKLNRDAVANLANAAVKLDCLLLHISTDYVFDGTSDHPYTEKDPTNPQSVYGRTKLEGEQAIKKSGCLYLIIRTAWLYSGYGHNFVKTISRLASERDELNVVNDQWGTPTYAGDLAEAIIRIMERDDLPELEGVYHFTNEGACTWYDFAKEIVAITGAKCKVNPVTTGEYPSKAKRPAYSILDKTKIKETFDLEIRDWREALKSCMATF, from the coding sequence ATGGCAAATATATTGATCACGGGTGCGAATGGACAGTTGGGTACCGAACTGAGAAATCGCAGTTTTTCTTTGCTGGATGACGTGTTTTACACGGATATCGAAGAATTGGATATAACGAATTTTAAGGCGATATGCTCCTTTATCGAGACGCATGATATCGACACGATCATCAATTGTGCCGCGTACACGGCTGTCGATCAGGCCGAGGAAGACGAGGAAAAAGCGATGAAACTGAATCGTGATGCCGTGGCAAACCTGGCTAATGCAGCAGTGAAATTGGATTGTCTGTTGCTTCATATCTCGACAGACTACGTGTTTGACGGAACCTCCGATCATCCTTACACGGAAAAAGATCCTACAAACCCGCAAAGCGTGTACGGGAGAACGAAATTGGAAGGAGAACAGGCCATCAAGAAATCTGGATGTCTGTATCTTATTATCCGTACGGCTTGGTTGTACTCCGGGTATGGACATAATTTCGTGAAAACAATATCCCGCTTGGCTTCGGAACGAGACGAATTGAACGTGGTGAACGATCAGTGGGGCACGCCGACTTATGCCGGGGATCTGGCCGAGGCGATTATTCGTATCATGGAACGGGATGATCTCCCGGAGTTGGAGGGAGTGTATCACTTCACGAACGAAGGGGCCTGTACGTGGTATGATTTTGCCAAAGAAATCGTGGCGATTACAGGTGCAAAGTGTAAAGTAAACCCGGTGACAACCGGGGAATATCCTTCCAAAGCGAAAAGACCTGCTTATTCAATTTTAGATAAGACAAAAATTAAAGAGACCTTCGACTTGGAAATCCGGGATTGGAGAGAAGCATTAAAAAGTTGCATGGCAACTTTTTAA
- a CDS encoding polysaccharide biosynthesis protein, producing MKNYLFGPNGLATKIVHAKYLSRWIVMGIDVVLSTLVTVFAYWLIRFVREEPVVWSLAIYLALLAATISALAFAILHVHRVVMRFTTLRETWRMGMAMTLKVIILYPLIHVFYPQVSNERLILGALLDVMTTTVVLVSVRVVLVSLYDFLKVRLNGEQKRVLIFGMDDCSASLSTAVSNSFLPSYKVTGYLTIGKRYKHYRLSGESVYFITGEEGFNRLVKHLRIHGVVFPNYRTAQEEQKRLVRYCQKLGLEMLVLPSVEEMSDGQLPRPQMKEIRLEDLLGRDEIKISMKEIAEGLEGKVVMVTGAAGSIGSELCRQLTRFKVKQLIFLDSAETPMHNIQLEFTDKYPTTPFVPVIGDVRSLDRMDFVFRNYRPQVVFHAAAYKHVPLMEANPCEAVRVNVFGTMNVADHAVKYGVERFVMVSTDKAVNPTNIMGASKRLAEIYVQSLSVAIRDGLQAGTTRFITTRFGNVLGSNGSVIPRFREQIRNGGPVTVTHPDIIRYFMTIPEACRLVMEAGTMGMGGEIYIFEMGRPVKIADMARRMIELSGFDPDKDISIVYTGLRPGEKLYEELLSNKENTLPTAHSKIRVAKVREYNYFDVVNELNKLNELAARVNIPDVVKMMKDIVPEFVSMNSEFEKYDKRT from the coding sequence ATGAAAAATTATTTATTTGGACCGAATGGATTAGCTACCAAGATTGTACACGCGAAATATCTGAGTCGCTGGATCGTGATGGGGATTGACGTCGTGCTGTCAACTTTGGTAACGGTTTTTGCTTACTGGCTTATCCGGTTTGTCAGAGAAGAACCTGTTGTTTGGTCATTGGCTATATATTTGGCATTACTGGCAGCAACCATCAGCGCGTTAGCGTTTGCGATATTACACGTCCATCGCGTCGTGATGCGTTTCACCACGTTGCGGGAGACATGGCGTATGGGAATGGCGATGACCTTGAAAGTGATCATTCTTTACCCATTGATTCACGTCTTCTACCCGCAAGTATCCAACGAAAGATTGATCTTGGGAGCTTTGTTGGATGTGATGACAACGACGGTCGTGTTGGTATCCGTGCGGGTCGTGTTGGTAAGTTTGTATGATTTCTTGAAGGTGCGCTTGAATGGAGAACAAAAGCGGGTATTGATCTTCGGGATGGACGATTGTTCCGCCTCGCTCAGTACGGCCGTCTCTAACAGTTTCCTGCCTTCATACAAAGTGACGGGCTATTTGACGATAGGGAAAAGATATAAACATTACCGCTTATCCGGTGAATCCGTGTACTTTATCACGGGAGAAGAGGGATTTAACCGCTTGGTAAAGCATTTGCGGATTCATGGTGTCGTGTTTCCGAATTATCGGACGGCCCAGGAAGAACAAAAACGGTTGGTGCGCTATTGCCAGAAATTGGGTTTGGAAATGTTGGTACTGCCTTCCGTGGAGGAAATGAGTGACGGGCAGTTGCCGCGCCCGCAGATGAAGGAAATCCGTCTGGAAGACCTGCTTGGGCGTGACGAAATCAAGATCAGCATGAAAGAAATTGCAGAAGGATTGGAGGGGAAAGTGGTCATGGTAACGGGAGCAGCCGGCTCTATCGGGAGTGAATTGTGTCGGCAGTTGACGCGTTTTAAAGTCAAGCAATTGATCTTCCTGGATTCAGCAGAAACCCCGATGCACAACATTCAGTTGGAATTCACGGATAAATACCCGACAACACCCTTTGTCCCTGTCATCGGGGACGTAAGATCGCTTGATCGCATGGATTTTGTATTCCGTAATTATCGTCCTCAGGTGGTATTCCATGCGGCGGCTTACAAACACGTGCCCTTGATGGAAGCGAATCCTTGTGAAGCCGTGCGGGTGAACGTGTTCGGAACCATGAATGTGGCTGACCATGCCGTGAAATATGGTGTCGAGCGTTTTGTGATGGTATCCACGGACAAGGCGGTAAACCCGACAAATATCATGGGAGCTTCCAAGCGTTTGGCCGAAATCTATGTACAAAGCCTAAGCGTGGCCATTCGGGATGGCTTGCAAGCGGGGACAACCCGCTTTATCACGACTCGCTTCGGGAACGTGTTGGGATCTAACGGTTCGGTGATCCCGAGATTCCGCGAACAGATTCGCAATGGGGGACCTGTAACGGTGACACACCCCGATATTATTCGTTATTTCATGACGATCCCGGAAGCCTGTCGTTTGGTGATGGAAGCCGGCACGATGGGTATGGGCGGTGAGATTTATATTTTCGAAATGGGACGTCCCGTGAAAATTGCCGATATGGCAAGACGGATGATTGAATTATCGGGATTTGATCCGGACAAGGACATCTCCATCGTTTACACGGGATTGCGACCGGGCGAGAAATTATACGAAGAACTGTTGAGTAACAAGGAGAACACCCTACCCACCGCTCATAGCAAGATTCGGGTAGCGAAAGTCCGGGAGTATAATTATTTTGATGTCGTAAATGAATTGAATAAATTGAATGAACTGGCTGCCAGGGTAAATATCCCGGATGTGGTGAAGATGATGAAGGACATTGTGCCCGAGTTTGTCAGCATGAATTCCGAATTCGAGAAATACGATAAGCGAACATAA
- the rfbC gene encoding dTDP-4-dehydrorhamnose 3,5-epimerase: protein MKVIDTEIEGLVILEPQVFGDDRGYFFESFSLKRFEEKVSKTVFVQDNESKSKYGVLRGLHYQLPPYTQAKLVRVVKGRVLDVAVDIRKGSPTFGKHVAVELSEENKLQFFLPKGFAHGFAVLSEEAVFQYKCDEYYAPDHEGAIRYDDPELGIDWKLPVEDIILSEKDKKHPRLQDAIWL from the coding sequence ATGAAGGTTATTGATACAGAAATAGAAGGTCTTGTTATACTTGAACCGCAAGTGTTTGGTGATGATCGGGGGTATTTCTTCGAAAGTTTTTCGTTAAAACGTTTTGAAGAAAAGGTAAGTAAAACCGTGTTCGTGCAAGATAACGAATCTAAGTCTAAATATGGCGTGTTACGAGGATTACACTACCAATTGCCTCCATACACGCAGGCAAAACTGGTGCGTGTCGTAAAAGGCCGTGTGTTGGATGTTGCCGTGGATATTCGTAAAGGTTCGCCCACTTTCGGAAAACATGTAGCCGTGGAATTGAGCGAGGAAAATAAATTGCAATTCTTCCTGCCCAAGGGATTCGCGCATGGATTTGCCGTTTTGAGTGAAGAGGCGGTATTTCAGTACAAATGCGACGAGTACTACGCTCCTGACCACGAAGGGGCGATTCGTTACGATGATCCGGAACTTGGAATTGATTGGAAATTGCCGGTAGAAGATATCATATTATCGGAGAAAGATAAAAAACATCCGAGGTTGCAGGATGCGATATGGTTGTAA
- the rfbB gene encoding dTDP-glucose 4,6-dehydratase, whose product MKNLLITGGAGFIGSHLVRLMVNKYPEYRVINLDKLTYAGNLANLKDVEKMSNYKFVKADICDFEKIREIFTEYEIDGVIHLAAESHVDRSIKDPFSFAQTNVMGTLSLLQAAKLAWEGNFDGKLFYHVSTDEVYGSLQPDGGFFLETTKYDPHSPYSASKASSDHFVRAYHDTYGLPVKISNCSNNYGPFQFPEKLIPLFINNIRHNKPLPVYGTGENVRDWLFVEDHARAIDLIFHKGKVGDTYNIGGFNEWKNIDLIKVMIRVTDRLLGRPEGTSEKLITYVTDRAGHDLRYAIDSTKLHEELGWEPSLQFEEGIEKTVKWYLENQDWLDNVTSGEYMKYYESMYNL is encoded by the coding sequence ATGAAAAATTTACTAATCACTGGCGGGGCCGGCTTTATCGGTTCACATCTGGTTCGGCTAATGGTAAACAAATATCCGGAATATCGTGTGATCAATTTGGATAAGTTGACCTACGCGGGCAATCTGGCCAATTTGAAGGATGTCGAGAAAATGTCGAATTACAAGTTCGTGAAAGCGGATATTTGTGACTTCGAGAAAATACGAGAGATTTTTACCGAATATGAAATAGACGGGGTAATCCATTTGGCAGCAGAGAGCCACGTGGATCGATCGATCAAAGATCCGTTCTCTTTTGCCCAGACAAACGTGATGGGAACGTTAAGCTTGTTGCAAGCTGCCAAGCTGGCTTGGGAGGGTAATTTTGACGGAAAACTGTTTTATCATGTTTCAACGGACGAAGTGTACGGTTCTTTGCAACCGGATGGAGGATTCTTTTTGGAAACCACAAAATACGATCCTCACTCTCCCTACTCGGCCTCGAAGGCTTCCTCCGATCATTTCGTGAGGGCGTACCATGACACTTACGGGTTACCGGTGAAAATCTCGAATTGTTCCAACAACTACGGGCCCTTCCAGTTCCCGGAGAAGTTAATCCCGCTATTTATCAACAATATTCGTCACAACAAACCGCTTCCCGTGTATGGGACAGGAGAGAACGTGAGAGATTGGTTGTTCGTGGAAGATCATGCACGGGCCATTGATTTGATATTCCATAAAGGTAAAGTGGGAGATACTTACAATATCGGAGGGTTCAACGAATGGAAAAACATTGATCTGATCAAAGTGATGATCCGGGTTACCGACCGTTTATTAGGACGTCCGGAAGGAACTTCCGAGAAGTTGATCACGTATGTAACGGACCGGGCCGGACACGATTTGCGTTACGCGATCGACTCCACCAAATTGCACGAAGAACTAGGTTGGGAACCTTCCCTGCAATTCGAGGAGGGGATTGAAAAAACAGTAAAATGGTATTTGGAAAATCAGGATTGGTTGGATAACGTGACGAGTGGAGAATACATGAAATATTACGAATCAATGTATAATCTGTAA
- the rfbA gene encoding glucose-1-phosphate thymidylyltransferase RfbA: MKGIVLAGGSGTRLYPITKGVSKQLLPIYDKPMVYYPISVLMLAGIKDILIISTPQDLPGFERLLGDGSDYGVRFTYAEQPSPDGLAQAFIIGEEFIGQDSVCLVLGDNIFYGQHFTGMLLDAVKAAEGENKATVFGYWVNDPERYGVAEFDQDGNVLSIEEKPKKPKSNYAVVGLYFYPNEVVRIAKEIKPSARGELEITSVNQTFLEAGDLKVQLLGRGFAWLDTGTHDSLAEASNFVEVIEKRQGLKVACLEEIAYMKGWIDAERLRTVAQPMIKNQYGQYLLKLLQ; the protein is encoded by the coding sequence ATGAAAGGAATTGTATTAGCCGGTGGATCCGGGACCAGGTTATATCCAATTACGAAAGGCGTATCGAAGCAATTATTGCCGATATATGATAAGCCGATGGTATATTACCCCATTTCTGTATTGATGTTGGCGGGAATCAAGGATATTTTAATTATTTCAACCCCGCAGGACTTACCGGGTTTCGAACGTTTACTCGGTGACGGTTCCGATTACGGGGTTCGTTTCACCTACGCGGAACAACCCAGCCCGGACGGGTTGGCACAGGCATTTATTATCGGGGAGGAATTTATCGGGCAGGATTCGGTTTGCTTGGTGTTGGGAGACAATATTTTTTATGGACAACATTTTACAGGCATGTTGTTAGATGCCGTGAAGGCCGCGGAAGGAGAGAATAAGGCAACCGTTTTCGGTTATTGGGTGAATGACCCGGAACGTTACGGGGTGGCCGAATTTGATCAGGACGGGAATGTACTGAGTATCGAGGAAAAGCCGAAAAAACCGAAATCGAATTATGCCGTGGTCGGGTTGTACTTCTACCCGAACGAGGTGGTGCGTATTGCTAAAGAGATAAAACCGTCCGCTCGCGGGGAGTTGGAAATTACTTCTGTGAATCAAACCTTTCTGGAGGCTGGCGATTTAAAAGTTCAGTTATTGGGACGCGGATTTGCTTGGTTGGATACGGGAACTCACGATTCATTGGCTGAAGCCTCCAATTTCGTGGAAGTGATCGAAAAACGCCAAGGCCTAAAGGTGGCTTGTTTGGAAGAAATAGCCTACATGAAAGGATGGATTGATGCAGAGCGTTTGAGGACTGTGGCACAACCGATGATTAAAAACCAGTATGGGCAATATTTATTGAAATTACTGCAATAA